GGGTAACAAACGTATTCCTAAAGTAACTCTAGGAGCTGTTTCTTAGGAAACTCATCCTTTTTAGAAACAGAGTGTCTGCTATTGTAATACCTTTAAAAAACTGTATTTCTACATTCTGCACCCTTAAAAAGGGGTGCAATTGATCACACTGGAATAATGACAGATATTGAACTTCACTGTGTTCTTAAAATATAAGATGACCCATAAAAAaactttactgttttttaaaacattacacACATTtcagaatagaacagaaaattaTGTTCTTAAAATTCTCTATGGCATTTAAGAGTCGTGTCCTCGTTTTCCAAATaggttaaaaagcaaataaaatcttaaaaaaaaatgaaaaaaatgttaaaaatgactACTTTATGTGCAAGACTGAGGCATACTTCATAGACAATGTGAAaaatcttgtttaaaaattatagTAAACAATCAAATATTCTTCAGTGCACATAATTAGTATGTACATTATAATTTAAAACTGAGTATTGATGACTGCTGCTCAtgatctttaaaatcttttacaaaatataaataggACAGCCAAGAGAGGATAGCTGATAAACCATGACATAaggttttctcttccttcttctcttttcttattCCTTTCATCTCCACTTGGACTAAAGATCCTTCTGGCTTCTTCAAAAAAGTGCCCACGCGCACacagacacatacacacacacacacattaattccaaaaccatttttccaaatttccaATTGACTTGTATTCCTGGTGTCTTTTCACATGATCACAAGCAAGACATGCATGTGATTCCCAAAACCTAGGAAGATGCACTGAGAAATCCTTCTTCCAGTTGAAATAACTAAGGTACATCTTGTTATTTTTGTCAAGCATTAGAAGATATTCTGCCAGCTCTCTTGGGGAGAGAAAATCTTCCACGTGTATGAAAGAATCTGATGGAATGTAATTCTCATAGTTTTCTCTGGAAGGGCCCAGTACAACTGGTACTGATCCAGCCAGAAGAGCATTGTAAAGTTTCTCAGTAATATAATCTTTGTGGAttgaattttcaaatgaaaggtAGAATTTACAAGTAGAGATAGTTGGAATTAAGTTTTTGTCATTGACGTAGTCTCCGAAGGCTTGCCCATAGGTATGGATTTCAATGTATTTGCTAAGCTCATTGTAATACTTGACTCGAGCATGCTCAGGGTTCCAGTTACTTACAACCCAACACACCAAGTTTTCTTTACTTGGCACTTCATATGTAAAGGAACTTGTACCGACCATCATGAAGCCATAAGGCACCTGAATATCTGAATCACGCCGATAAGTCAGGGTCAGGTTAAAGAGGTGTTCAATGCCACTCTTTTGTGGAGTATGAGTTGGAGACTCCAAGTTCATCCAAATCCATTTCTGGAATGGTGGCCTGGCTTGCTGAGGTAAATTAGTCAGATCCCAGCTAATGTCTCTGTGATGAATGAGAACTGCGTGGGATTTGTTATATAGTGAGCGGTCAATAGTCAGATGGCACCCATGGATGTTGAACATTGTTTGGCAGGATGTTAGATCAAATGTCTGACCAAATGGCCAAACCCAGATCAAAATAGTAGTCTCGTTAACATTATcagttttggaagaaaagaagctcttcattttcaaaactgagcTGGCTGATTCTATAGGACCAGAGATCCAACTGTTTGTTGGTTTAATATAAATTAGTATAAATGCC
This genomic stretch from Anser cygnoides isolate HZ-2024a breed goose chromosome 3, Taihu_goose_T2T_genome, whole genome shotgun sequence harbors:
- the FUT9 gene encoding 4-galactosyl-N-acetylglucosaminide 3-alpha-L-fucosyltransferase 9 isoform X2: MISVLATSLFCAIYCHQPVLPSYILTMRVAFRGIAAYVNPDKQIMTSTSKGIFRPFLIIFIVLGCFMAFILIYIKPTNSWISGPIESASSVLKMKSFFSSKTDNVNETTILIWVWPFGQTFDLTSCQTMFNIHGCHLTIDRSLYNKSHAVLIHHRDISWDLTNLPQQARPPFQKWIWMNLESPTHTPQKSGIEHLFNLTLTYRRDSDIQVPYGFMMVGTSSFTYEVPSKENLVCWVVSNWNPEHARVKYYNELSKYIEIHTYGQAFGDYVNDKNLIPTISTCKFYLSFENSIHKDYITEKLYNALLAGSVPVVLGPSRENYENYIPSDSFIHVEDFLSPRELAEYLLMLDKNNKMYLSYFNWKKDFSVHLPRFWESHACLACDHVKRHQEYKSIGNLEKWFWN
- the FUT9 gene encoding 4-galactosyl-N-acetylglucosaminide 3-alpha-L-fucosyltransferase 9 isoform X1 produces the protein MEGWRDNGRRDGGMGRRRGEGWKDVGWRAEGRGSEQMSAAGRRAAGPRDGRAAGLRGTEGCGSVRPPFPAAPPPLRAPAPLPASPPPPPRVPAPGADSPSHPPPAAAAAAAAAPGMGSESAPRSSPGPAAPPCSRARCCSCPAAPRAPGAAPRYPQPPPRTEQIMTSTSKGIFRPFLIIFIVLGCFMAFILIYIKPTNSWISGPIESASSVLKMKSFFSSKTDNVNETTILIWVWPFGQTFDLTSCQTMFNIHGCHLTIDRSLYNKSHAVLIHHRDISWDLTNLPQQARPPFQKWIWMNLESPTHTPQKSGIEHLFNLTLTYRRDSDIQVPYGFMMVGTSSFTYEVPSKENLVCWVVSNWNPEHARVKYYNELSKYIEIHTYGQAFGDYVNDKNLIPTISTCKFYLSFENSIHKDYITEKLYNALLAGSVPVVLGPSRENYENYIPSDSFIHVEDFLSPRELAEYLLMLDKNNKMYLSYFNWKKDFSVHLPRFWESHACLACDHVKRHQEYKSIGNLEKWFWN
- the FUT9 gene encoding 4-galactosyl-N-acetylglucosaminide 3-alpha-L-fucosyltransferase 9 isoform X3, whose product is MTSTSKGIFRPFLIIFIVLGCFMAFILIYIKPTNSWISGPIESASSVLKMKSFFSSKTDNVNETTILIWVWPFGQTFDLTSCQTMFNIHGCHLTIDRSLYNKSHAVLIHHRDISWDLTNLPQQARPPFQKWIWMNLESPTHTPQKSGIEHLFNLTLTYRRDSDIQVPYGFMMVGTSSFTYEVPSKENLVCWVVSNWNPEHARVKYYNELSKYIEIHTYGQAFGDYVNDKNLIPTISTCKFYLSFENSIHKDYITEKLYNALLAGSVPVVLGPSRENYENYIPSDSFIHVEDFLSPRELAEYLLMLDKNNKMYLSYFNWKKDFSVHLPRFWESHACLACDHVKRHQEYKSIGNLEKWFWN